The Achromobacter pestifer genome includes a region encoding these proteins:
- a CDS encoding SRPBCC family protein, translated as MHIEERIHIAVPPGVIDHIWSEVDRWHLWDPDTKQAQLNGPFVVGTRGRIVPRKGMGVPMVVTERSEGRSFTVEGYIPLFRMHFEHTVSPVAGGSEVAHRVWFSGALAVLFGPRVAKQIREGLPQTMQSLKAYAERRQAPRQ; from the coding sequence ATGCATATCGAAGAACGCATCCACATCGCAGTGCCTCCCGGGGTCATCGACCACATTTGGAGCGAAGTCGACCGATGGCACCTTTGGGACCCGGACACTAAGCAAGCCCAATTGAACGGGCCATTCGTAGTTGGAACAAGGGGCCGGATAGTTCCCCGCAAGGGTATGGGCGTGCCCATGGTCGTCACAGAGCGCTCCGAGGGCCGATCGTTCACCGTAGAGGGCTACATCCCACTGTTCCGCATGCACTTCGAGCACACGGTTTCGCCGGTGGCTGGCGGCTCGGAAGTCGCTCATCGCGTGTGGTTCTCTGGCGCCCTTGCGGTTCTCTTCGGGCCACGCGTTGCCAAGCAGATTCGGGAGGGGCTTCCTCAAACCATGCAATCACTTAAAGCATATGCCGAGCGACGCCAAGCGCCTCGTCAATAG